A genomic window from bacterium includes:
- the nusG gene encoding transcription termination/antitermination protein NusG: MAPAEGELAWYVIHVFTGQEEKIRSFLLEEVKRLKLEDQVTQVLIPKEDVVEMRDGKKKTKTRVFFPGYMLVEMTINKATEHLIMNTPQVINFVGPKNRPQPLRKSEVDRILGHADRASGAEVVEVPFVVGDSIKVIDGPFKDFTGVVRDINIEKHKVKVMVSIFGRSTPIELDFLQVSTDLST; this comes from the coding sequence ATCGCCCCTGCCGAAGGGGAGCTTGCTTGGTACGTGATCCACGTCTTCACCGGACAGGAAGAGAAGATCCGCTCGTTCCTGCTCGAGGAAGTGAAGCGTCTGAAACTCGAGGATCAGGTCACGCAGGTGCTGATTCCGAAGGAAGACGTGGTGGAGATGCGGGACGGGAAGAAGAAGACCAAGACGCGGGTGTTTTTTCCCGGCTATATGCTGGTGGAGATGACGATCAACAAGGCGACCGAGCATCTGATCATGAACACGCCGCAGGTCATCAATTTCGTCGGACCGAAGAACCGGCCGCAGCCGCTGCGGAAGTCGGAAGTGGACCGCATTCTCGGACACGCGGACCGGGCCAGCGGAGCGGAGGTGGTGGAGGTTCCGTTCGTGGTCGGCGACAGCATCAAGGTGATTGACGGCCCGTTTAAGGATTTTACGGGAGTCGTGCGGGACATCAACATCGAGAAGCACAAGGTCAAGGTGATGGTTTCGATCTTCGGTCGTTCGACGCCGATCGAGCTCGATTTTTTACAGGTATCCACCGATCTCTCGACGTAG